The sequence aatcaaaattatgttCACTCACGATCttgcataaaataaaattcatatgtTATCATCTATTTAGTTCTTAAAAGAttcatttataatataaaataccATGTTGTCTACAaaagtgaacaaaaaaattctaagaaaaGTCTTCTAAACCATGGGTGATCTAAAACATCAACTCATACAAGAACaagtttcactataaaaaaatgaaatcaagaaaaatagagtTCCTTATTTCTATAACCACTAGACCAAATTAGgcaattcttattttttaagagGACTATTGAGTTAACTCAAATTTTTGGGAGGGCCAATTTTTAGGCAAAACCTTTAAGATGCTTAAtctatagaagaagaaaaaaagttgggGTGGGTGGGGGGACAGAACTCATGTACTCCACCCTTGCATTAAATCTTGTCTATACTCTAGACAAATAATAGccgccggggggggggggggggggggtttacctagtgataataataataattatgaaaatgttgccAAGGTCAAATCCTATTATCTATGACAAAAATTCCTCAACTagttcttttgaaagaaaataaaaaattaaaagaattatgatcaaattatcaatatacaAGTAAAAGAGGAACaagattattttcattttatttattttacagttaatattttatcttttaaatctAATCGTATAAAGATTGTCATGTCATTTAAAACTTCAAACAACATTATGGTTAAcacacttttaaatttttaaatttagtccAAATTATCAAGTGGAAAGAAGTGAAGTTTGAAGGGAAACTAaacacgttgaaaaaaaaaaagaactccatgataacaaaaattaaaaataacagaTAAGTATAACACGGAAGTAATGGAAAATTTGATCTAAAGTCATTTTCGTTGGAAATTGCTTCAATAGGTACCTATGTGAGTTATGATGCTAAGTGCTTGACTTTCTACGATCATTGAATCACTTGTACTAGTAAATAGCTAATAACGCTATATAGAGGCATCATCAAGAAGTGGTAATGAAGCATCATTCCAAAACAATGAAGTAGTCATAATCGCACAGcttttaaaagataaatacaAACTTAAGAGTAAAATGTCATTGCCCTAATCTATACTTGCTAAAGATACCAATATAGGAATAGGATTCCAATTAGCAATAAAGGTATTTCACAACTAATAATGACATGGAAAgccaaatactttttttttaataggaaagcTCAAATATAGATTGACCTAGTGGTAAGTAATAAGTAACAACTATAACAAATAATTGTGGGTTTGAGTGATAGTCCCTCACCCTTCCCCCATTATCTAACAACATATTGTGAATCAGTATACTATAtcctattttttagaaaattaataattttttttttattttttgaaaacgataataaatttaaatagatgttttataacaattgCTTATAAAGATATTTGACAACATTATGTCATTAGCTAAATAATTAGATAAAGGAATGGGGATGGGAAAGTTATCCAGTTTGATTTTTTGTAAAGGAAAAGGGGAAGATTTTGTGGGATTTGTAGGGAGAGAAGAGTAGAAGGAAAGAGAggttgggggtggggggggggggtggggggttaTTTCATCATATGTGATGTCTTTTAAATTACATGAAAGGTTTGAGGGGATTTAAAGGGGTGAGATATTCTTTcaaacccctcatttttaattcttccAAACTAGAAGaatttggagggagagaggCCAGGTTGCTTCATATTAATAtcttaattatcaattttattcttaatcttatatatcaaaattttaatctaCTTCTTAATgttttatattgtaaaaaataattatataattttcaatttagatGATGTCTTAATTTCATCTCCttccaataataattttttaaaaaacatttaaataaatgaaatggATATATATCCCCCACCCTCCACTActtaattttttcaaacatTCAAATGAGAGGAAAGGATAACCATCTCTCTCCTCTCCTTCCCCCATCCCCTTGtattctattttttgaaaattcgaTAATTAAGGAAGAGGGATTAAAATAACGGATGTTTGTTTTGGAAACACCAAGTAGTGTTTATTAATTGACCACAAGACTCTTGGCTACTCTCCCCACTCTCCAAACCTCCAAACGCATTGTTAAAGTGGTTTGAAGGACACTTCCTCTCAAATCCACTACTTgtaattgaaataattatttacatgtatttttaattacccaacatattttaaacaatattctGACAATGTAAAAAAATAGGACAAATAATGATTATGTTGTTAAAAAGTATACATGAATAGTATGTGAACAAATACATTGTGAGTTGACATAGACATCTAAAGAAACACTTTGTCCATATTAAAATTTGCAAGTAAAACACATTACTTCCTAATTAGTGTCTTTAAAGAGAAACGTGTgatagtaaaatgtcatttcTAAATATGCAATTTAGGGAAAATTTCATGGACGTTTTCTTATTAAAGTTCTACTCAATTGGGCCAATAATTGTACTCTTGTCAAACCATTTATAATCAGTTAAATCCTTtcaaataatttgatattaattgCCGGGGACAAACCGTAACTCCAGAATTAGATATATGTAccatatatatagagagaacTAAATGTtcaattaaagaaagaaaatcatgtaacATCTATTCAAGTAATCATTAACATCTATAATAATGATTAATATTAGCATAACTTGTCATTAATTTATGTCTTAACTTGTCCTTAGAGGTGTAATTATATTCCATTATATCaactattgagagagagagagagagagagagagagagagagtttaagTCAAAGCATTCATACTATAACAAAGAAGAGGTTCGAAatgagagagagtttgggtttgggcaggtgagtgagagagagcagGAAGGAGTCAATGGAGGAGTGGGTGCAgatgatttagggtttttttgcAATctgatttagggtttttttattattattattattatttatactaAATGTCGAAGCCGCGTTTGATTAAATGCAGCTCCAGACATGTTGAAGCTGCGTTTGATtaaacgcagcttcaacatgtctggagctgcgtttaatcAAACGCGGCTTCAACATTTAGGAGCTGCGTTTAATGAAACGTAGCTTCAACATGTTTGGAGCTGCATTTTTTAAACGCCGCTccagaaaaaattaaaaaaaaatccctggAGCCACGTTTCTAAAAACGAGGCTGAAATCCTACCAGCCAAACGCAGCCTCAACACCGAAGAACGCGGCTTCAgtgcgggtctatagccgcgtttagtaAACACGGCTATACGTGTTtcctggagctgcgtttttcATAAACGCGGTTCAAAACCCTTGTCTGCAGCTGCGTTTTacaaaaacgcggctaaaaaacgcggccCAAAAGCGTGTTTTTTGTAGTAAGGTATCGTCTTTATTGATCAGATAAAAGTGCCAAAAGGATAAAGAGATTATAATTAGGTTAGTATagtgacaaaaataaataaataatttatgactTTCACTatctttccttttccttctttcatCAGCCAGTACAGTTGTGAGTTTATAGGCAGCAACTTCTGATAGCCTCTTAAATATATGGTGAAGTTACAGACCTTTTTCCAGTCATCACCATTAATTGTTTAATTGGTGTTACATGCAAAAATGGAGTATAAACGGTCTGTCCTCTTTACAATATTGGCTTTTATAGTAGTGCTTGTGAATTGTGATGAGTACTCTTCGTCGAAATCGAATGGGGCATACAATAGACAAGGTCCGAAGACCTGTCCTTATTGCAACACGCTTTCGCCACCGAAACGGGGCACGCCGGGAACCCAATCATGCTGTGATAATTCATCTAAAGGAGTTGAAAGTGTCGAATTAGTGGGACAGGGTGGGCGAAGTGTATACGTTAACCCAAACAATCCAGCAAGATGCTGTCGCGGTGCCGTTCGGAACTACTTCAAGACGGACCTGTTTGAGAACATCTTCTCGAACCGCAACTCCCTTGAGGTTGAGGACCATGCAAATAAGGGATTTTTGGACTACCAGTCTTTTATCACTGCCTCTGCTCTCTACCAGCCCTATGGCTTTGGTACTACCTACATGAATTGGACGCTCTTTGGGACCAAGGAAGTTGCAGCTTTTCTCGCCCATGTTTCCACCAAAGTCTCCTGTGAGTACTGCAGACTTTCTGTTTTGTGAACTTCAATTTGGGTTTTTGTCTTATTggtatggttttaaaaatcgaaacaaataaagaaaaaagtcccatattttaaatatttttagaaccAAATTAGAATCCGATTTTTAAACCATAccttttggtttggtttggtttttttttttttttttttttttttttgggtttaatatAAATTTGAGGATTCAAATTTTGTAGGGATTTAAGTATAAAATATATCATAGTGTGTCCTGTGTTTATActtatttgaaacttaattttattattttgaagaCCTAGGGTTCAAAACTTTCCCCTAATTAtcgagtttatatatatatatactaaccTCATCACATGCGTTATACACGTGCGATgatactcttttttattttgagtttaatgtaattttttattttttttatttatttattgttagtgAAATTACACAATAAggaatttttaagaaactaaaatttaggatttgaaatggagTAAGCTGCCAGGTTTAGTgtatgctaatttttaggaaaaaatgcaTCAAATGTGtgtgagatatatttaaataaagagaGTGCTAATTTTAGGGAAAAAGTTTTTctactaggttttttttttttttcaattttgttgaataacaattttaaccctatttttaattttttaagaataaagattatctaattagattaggggtatttttgacattttctaatgcataactaactttctaaatcctcttaatatatatatatatatatatatatatatatatatatatatatatatatatatatatatatatcaaaaagcaagttttaatttgatgaagttGGAAAtggattttaatgttttaattcttttatatcATTTAGTTATTTAATCTCTTATGAATTGATGTTATTGTTTATAATTTGGGCTTTGTATAACTCTATTTGATTAAAATGGTTTAACtgaaaataaatcttataaaaaaaatgcttaatcACTAATTTGGTTTTTCAACTATAGGGTAAAATTCGATTTGTTCCCTCaattgtattaatttattttttcaaaaattaattgtgCCAATTTAATTCCTCAACTTTCAAAatcttttacaaaaattcaaaatcgaATTTACTTCATCCTTGAATATTCTCTTCGTTTAAAATTTAATGAGGATAATAGAACACATATTAGATGAttattatagaaaatgtaatttttttttaaaatcaaatcaatttcaaCTCTTAATTATGTTAATATTTATACATACATTAGACCAAAGTATGAAGTTGACTTAATATTACAGTTGAGTGACTaaattgatagaattaatagTATAAGGATCAAATTGAACTTTATTCAATAATTGGAGGATTAGCTTCGTAATTTAAcctaaaaatttatattgtaatttCACCAAATGAATGAAAAGTGTTGCAGCTTGTAAGTGAGTCTAATCATATAGTGATTTAACTAAATTCATATTCTCCAAAGAACAATTTAAGTTGGAACTAAACTAATTTGGAGCACAACATATCCATGCAAAGTAAAAgtggatgtttttttttttgttgtttttcagGTGGAAATAAATTGGCCACCATGGATCAATTAGCATGGGGTTCATGCTATAACAAAGAAATGAATTCCAATTCGAATTATTGTGATGAGCATTACCAAAAAGCTTATCCATGTGCTCCTGAAGTTGCATACTTTGGTTGTGGTGTTCTACCTATCTATTGGTATCTACTTTATCATTTACACTAACATTGATCATACATCATGTATATCTTTGCATCTGaattattttatcatcttaTGTCGATTAATTTTATCCAAAGTTGAAATTTCGTTCAAAGATTTATGCTTATCTATTAAGAAATACACCAAAATGAGATTATTTTCTAGCATAATTCAAATATGAGTATCTAAGTGATGCATTCTTCAAACGAATTTAGTGTAGATCAATTCATTTTGCATGcatcaattcaaattttttttttttttttacttatgcTTTCAACAGGAACTACAATTATGGAAAAGCAGGTAAAGATTTGAAGGTGGATTTATTAAACCATCCAGAATACATTGAGCAAAATGCTACCTTGGCCTTCCAAGTTGCGATTTGGAGGTGGATGATGCCAATTAAAAAACATCAGCCTTCAGCACATGATGTCTTTCTTGGCACCTGGACATCCACCAAAAATGACACTCTGGCCAAGCGAGTTTCTGGATTTGGTACTACCATGAATGTGCTTTACGGAGATCTTGTTTGTGGTCATGGTGATAATGAGTCCATGAGCAACATTATCTCCCATTACCTATATTACCTTGATCTTATGGGTGTTGGCAAAGAAGAAGCTGTGCCTCAAGAAGTGCTTAGTTGTGCTAAGCAAGTTGCTTTCAATCCATCTTTTTCCTCATCTCCTTGAGCTTTGTTTGGTTTTGACCGATAGTTTGCCCTTTGTTGaactaatcatttttttaaggagGTGCATTTATAAGGTTCTCCGAACCTATCaagtaacaaaaagaaaatgatcaaaCATTAAGAAAGAGTAATTGtagtgggtttcagttagctcagctggtaaaatctctaatggttgtataagagatttgaagttcAATCTCCGTCTaaaccaaaaactgattggtgtcttggtctgataataaaaagctattatcAAGAGCGGACACCATAGGTTGTATGTATAAACTATGTGTGTGTCTCCGTGTGATGCTATACTTGCTTGGAGGTCAAGAGTTTTTATTTAGTGATTTGTAACTGCCTTTTGCTAGTACTGTTGCATGTGCGGCTATTgagatataatttttgttttcaagttCTTGATATTTTGTAACTATTTATTGTGGATTGTATATGAAAGTTTCTAGGCTTGTATAGTACGCATTTTAGTTGTGTGAAATCTTGGAATATCTCATTTTTGcgcttccattttttttttagcaagcaTTACGTACATAAAAAATGTGCATTTATTCTTGACTAAGattaacaaaaatgaaagaaatatgttgttaatTGAACCTTCTCAGATTCCTAGATCAACTTGATACAATTTGAGATATAatgttttatttgaaatatatttttctcacCTTTTGAAGtgcaaaattaataataaaattatttatccAAATTACGGTAACATCATTTTCTGTTGATAATATGATTAACTGATTTAGTCTTTCTTGTTACATAATCAATTGTTGGACggattatattaattttaattttgaaaattttcttctgTGGAAGCAATTGTAAGTCAGAAAAGTTCTCAGACGCCTCTTCCATGGTGAATTTTTTACTAGATTTGGGCCTAAATCCTGTTCTAAGGTCATCCTTTCATTGGAAATAGGAGAGTCCACTTTATGTGGTGTAATTGATCTGAGCTAAGTAAAGCCCatccttttgaatttttggatTGGGCCGCACAATTAGTCCAATCGGATCTTTCATAACAAGGGCATTACGTCAAGCCAAGATGAAGCAGTAGTTCCATGGTAGTAGCTGACTGGACAAAGCATTCCTACAAACTAATTTTTGAAGAATCTCCTCAACCCTGTTATATAACGACTCATAAAACCATTAATgtgtattatttatattagtCACATGGATGATATTGTTCAGCTTGTACATACTGCATTATTGCTAAAATGCGTAGTTTTTAATTGAGTAAACATGATATGTCTTCTAAGTTCCTTTCTAGCTTGTACATAATGATGTCTAGGGGCCTGCCCCCCTTATATCAATTCTTGGTTTCAGATTCCATGTCATTTTTGTAAATGATTCTGCAAGAATACATGGGTTTGTttacttcaaaaaaagaaatgtgaaGTTCTGTCAATTTCTAACTACTTTAAAACTCTAGCTGAAACTCATTATTCTACCAAAATTCAAACTCTTAGAGTCCGTTTGGTTGGGGGAAAAAtaaggaggatagaaaataaaggaaaataaagtggacagaaagagagaatgaaaaattgGTGAAGCCCAagtgtttttttctttggccCACCAATATTTTATCTCTCCAATTTGGTGAGAAAATAAaagggagaggaatagttgtaGTCAATGACTGAACTACCCCTCTCCTCTTACATGCTAGAatgtctgtttttttttttttttttttttttttggcgtgaAAGGTGTTGTGGGTGCTTTCCTTTGTTatgctctttttcttttagctttAGGGTTTAACTAGATgggaaatttgttttttttttttttttctaagcatgatttttctttaataaatttgggtgattgccACTTCTTCTTTTCGGTTATTTGCCACTTTATGTTTTAAGTGTGCATCATTTTTTATAAAGgcatatgagtaaatttatacaaactcattttttctcATCCCTTCACTTTTCCACCTCCAACCAAAtacaaaatagagaaaataaaatatcttcTATCCTCTTACATTTTCATTacttctctattttctatcctctcactctTTCATCATCCTAGGCTCCATGTGGTTGGAAGGAtagaaaaataagataatagaaaatgaagaaaatgtgaaaaagttGGAAGATATAGGAAATTTTAGTCTCCCTCGCttatgtttggttggaagggtgGAAAAATAGAGgggtaaaaattattatttttggttaagaagaaaaatagaatgATAGAAAATAGATTTGGTATATATGTACTTATATgaccttattaaaaaaaatgatttccaattaaaaaaaaatgcattaacAAAAAAAGTCATGCCcgatacaaaagaaaaaagttattaaaaaaaaaaaaagagagataggaAAATGAccaaccaaacccaaaaaaaaaaaagcacttagcatgccccaaaaaaaaagagaagaaagaaaacaaataaagggTCAACGcaaaagaaaaagcaaataagaaggaaaaaataaaataaaacgaaGAAGGGATAAGCAGAGAAAAACCAAAAAGCAAAGAAGGTGTAGTAAAAAAGTAACGTTTGTGAGGGGGCAATTGTGTCCAAAACACACCCACAATTTGGGAGAAAATTTTTTGATAGACCCGAGGAAAAAACACTAGGTCTTaccacttttttttcctctcccaaCCAAAAACCCACTAAAAATGCTTTCTCTTCTCAATTTTTCGCCTTTCCTAAAATCTCTTCGTACAATTGGGATTGATGGTAGAGGAGAATATAAAAATCAGAAATTCAATAATTTGCTCCACTCATGCTATTTTACATCCTTTATCTTATCTTTATGTTCCTCGACAAAGtataatttttgaagaaaacatAGGCATATTATTGAGAAAGCGTAGATATACTCCGTTAGTCCAATTACCTCTCAATTATTGGTCTATCATCACTCCCCTTTATCTCATAAACATGTTAACCTCATCTCTTTTTGGCTTCAAATTTCCATGGGAACAATTGCACTCATATCCTCCACCTCTCAACGCCCTTACGACCTTTGGTTGTGCCTGTTATCCTTTGTTCAATCATGCAttataataaacataaatttcaGCCAAGATCCTTTGAGTTTATCTTTCTAGGCTACCCTACTTTGTCCAAATGTTATTTGTGTCTCGATCCCTCTACCAACAAAGTTTATGTTACATATACGTATATGCTTTATTCAATTGGACTGTCCTGTCCTAAATTTTGGTTAATTATCGCTAGCGTCTTCTCATTCAAGCCATACATATGATTTTGATCACTGGCTACTACTTTCATTACCTAGTACAGCTTCTCATTCATTTCCTTCTCTTGACACTCCAACAACTTAATCTAATTCTCCTGTCTTTTGCAATAGCTAAGTCATTACTTTTTGAAATTCTCTGACCAGTTCTTCCATTCCTCTTGACTCATTGTCATCTCAATATTCCCCTTCTACTATTCCTCTTGCAACTCGTATTAATTCTCAACC comes from Castanea sativa cultivar Marrone di Chiusa Pesio chromosome 3, ASM4071231v1 and encodes:
- the LOC142629537 gene encoding chitinase-like protein 1; the encoded protein is MEYKRSVLFTILAFIVVLVNCDEYSSSKSNGAYNRQGPKTCPYCNTLSPPKRGTPGTQSCCDNSSKGVESVELVGQGGRSVYVNPNNPARCCRGAVRNYFKTDLFENIFSNRNSLEVEDHANKGFLDYQSFITASALYQPYGFGTTYMNWTLFGTKEVAAFLAHVSTKVSCGNKLATMDQLAWGSCYNKEMNSNSNYCDEHYQKAYPCAPEVAYFGCGVLPIYWNYNYGKAGKDLKVDLLNHPEYIEQNATLAFQVAIWRWMMPIKKHQPSAHDVFLGTWTSTKNDTLAKRVSGFGTTMNVLYGDLVCGHGDNESMSNIISHYLYYLDLMGVGKEEAVPQEVLSCAKQVAFNPSFSSSP